The stretch of DNA GCGCGCGCCGCAGAATGAAGTCGACCAGCGCCACGTCATCGATCACCGGATCGGTATTGGGCATCACGATGATCGTGGTCACCCCGCCCGCTGCCGCCGCTTCCGAAGCCGAGGCAAGCGTTTCCCGGTGCTCGGCCCCGGGTTCGCCGGTAAAGACGCGCATGTCCACAAGCCCCGGGACCAGCAAGAAACCCCGGCAATCGATATGCGGCACATCACCCAGCGCTTCGGGCATGACCTCGCGCCCGCAGGCAATCACCTGACCGTCCTGGATGAGCACGCCGCCCGGCTCATTGAGGCCAATCGAGGGATCGACGATCCCGGCATTCACATAGGCATAAGGCCCCTGGGCCGGTGGCATGTCGATCGGGGCGCTCATAGTTCGATCCTGCCGAAGGTTGATCTCGACTCTGCACTGCTCCTCTGCGGCTGAGCGATACCCTGCGGCGAGCGACGTCCGCCGTTGAGATTGCGGGCGAGCGCGTCCAGCACGGCCATCCGCACCGCGACCCCCATTTCGACCTGCTCGCTGATCACGCTTTGCACGCCATCGGCAACCGCGCTGTCGATCTCCACGCCCCGGTTCATGGGCCCCGGATGCATGACGAGGGCATCCGGCTTCGCACGGGCGAGCTTCACCTGGTCCAAGCCGAAATAGCGATAATATTCCCGAACGGAGGGCACGAAGGCCCCATTCATGCGCTCAAGCTGCAGCCGCAGCATCATGACGATATCGCAGCCGGCGAGCCCCTCTTCCATCCGTGAGAAGACCTCGACACCATAGCGATCGACCGCATAGGGCAGGAGCGACCGCGGGGCGATGACCCGCACCCTGGCGCCCAGGAGCTGGAGCAGCAATATGTTTGAACGGGCGACCCGGCTATGCAGGATGTCCCCGCAAATGGCGATGGTCAGGCCCTCGATACGACGCTTCCGCCGGCGAATCGTCAGCGCATCGAGCAGCGCTTGGGTTGGATGCTCATGCGAGCCGTCGCCCGCATTGATGACCGCGCAGCCGACCTTCTGGGCCAGCAGCTCCGCCGCACCCGCCGCGGAGTGACGCACCACCAATAGGTCTGGATGCATCGCATTGAGCGTGACTGCCGTATCGAGCAGCGTCTCGCCCTTGGACACGGACGAGCCCTTGACCGACATATTCATCACATCCGCCCCGAGCCGCTTGCCCGCGAGCTCGAATGAGCTCTGCGTCCGGGTGGACGGCTCGAAGAACAGATTGATTTGCGTCCGGCCCCGCAGGACGGCCTGCTTCTTTTCGCCCTGGCGATTGAGTTCAACGTAACTCTCAGCCAGATCGAGCAACTGCGTGACTTCCTGAGCTGAAAGCCCATCGATGCCCAGCAGGTGCGAGTGCGAGAGGATTCGGTTTGGTTGGTCTGAAATCGCCATCATTAAAGCTGGTTCTATAGAGCCGGCTCACCGGGCCTTCAAGCGCTTCCTCGATATTATGAGCCGCTATTCTTTGGCGCGCGAAAACAGGCGCAGTCGGTCGAGGACACCTTGCAAGATATAGGCAGCCGCCAGCTTGTCCACGAGTTCGGCCCGCCGAGCCCGGCTCGAATCAGCCTCGAGCAGCGTGCGGGTGACCGCGGCTGTGGAAAGCCGCTCATCCCACAACAGAACGGGCAGCGGCGTGAGCTCGGCGAAATTGCGTAGGAATGCGCGGGTGGACTGGGCGCGCGGCCCCTCGCTGCCGTTCATGTTGATCGGCAATCCGAGCACGATGCCCCCCACCGGCTCCTCCGCTATGATCGCGAGCAGGCGCTGAGCATCTTGGCGGAATTTGGTTCGCCGGATCGTCTCTCTGGGGCTCGCGATCGAGCGCGTCGCATCCGACATCGCAACCCCGATGGTTTTCGTGCCGAGATCAAGTCCGATCAGCCGTTCACCCGGGCCAAGCAGCTGGCCGAATTCTTCGATGCTCATATCGCCTGCCGCTGACTTGTGCATTGAAAACCCCGAGGCTTCCGTTAGGTTGGCTCTATCTGGAGCGGGATCGGATCGGCCTTTGACCCTCTGATCCAGTTCTATGTCTTATTGCCATACAGATGATTGGGATCCGCACATGAAAATCACTTGGCTCGGGCACTCCGCCTTCCGAATTGAGACCGGATCGAGTGTGCTGCTCATCGATCCGTTCCTGGGCGCCTTCAATGGTGACATTGCCACCGCCACGGCCGGTGCGACCCATATCGCGCTCACCCATGGCCATGACGATCATGTCGGTGACACCGTCTCGATCGCCAAGTCCAACAATGCGACCGTGATCGCGGTTTTCGAGCTTGCTGCCTATCTCCAGAAGAAGGGTGCGCCGGCCGCCGAATACGCCAATACCGGTGGCATGATCACCACACCGGACTTTGATGTGACCTTCGTCAGGGCCGATCACTCGTCATCGACCACGGGCGAGAATGGCGAGACCATCTATCTCGGCAATCCCTGCGGCCTTGTGATCACCACCCGCGAGGGCAAGACCATCTACCACATGGGCGATACGGACATCTTCAGCGACATGGCGCTGATCGCCGAGATCCACAAGCCCGATATCGGCATCGTTCCGATCGGCGACCGCTTCACCATGGGCCCTAAAGTGGCGGCGCTGGCCTGCACCAAGTTCTTCAATTTCTCCGTGATCCTGCCTGCTCATTATAAGACCTTCCCGCCTCTGGTGCAGACACCGCAGCCTTTTATTGAGGCGCTCGGGGCCGCCGGCAGCAAGGTGAAGGCCCTCTCGAGCGGCGAGAGTATTACCGTATAGGGCGGGGTGAAAGGCTTATGGCGTCTCGTTCAAAGGCTGGCGGGAAGAGCCGGGCCACGACACAGGGGACAACTGCGCGAAGCAGGAAGGGTGCCGTCGCTGCGGCGCCCAAGCGCGAGCATGGGCGGGGCAAGGGCGCTGCGCAAAGCGCGGCGCCTCCCACAGAAAGCGCAAGGGAAAAGACCACGCGGCCGGTTGGCCCAGTGGTTGATCCGCTGCCGCCTGGGCGCCGGCCGGACGGTCGCATTCTGTTCGGCCGCACCGTGACGCTTGAGCGGGTCGATCCAGCGCTCCATGCCCGCGATCTCTTCGATGCATCCCATGATGGCCGGGATCCGGAAGGCACGCTGTGGACCTATATGGCATTCGGGCCCTGGTCCGGTTTTGCGGCCTTCGAGGCCTGGCTCCAGGCCTTTGCCGCTGACCGAGAGCTCTGCACCTATTCCATCGTGCCCCGCGCGAGCCGCAAGCCTGCCGGCATGGCGTCCTACATGAATATGCGCCCCGCCGCAGGCGTCATGGAGATCGGCAATATCTGGCTTGCACCGCGCCTTCAGAGGACCCGAGAGGCAACGGAATCGATCTTCCTCCTGATGCGCCATGCCTTCGAGGATCTGGGCTGTCGTCGGCTCGAATGGAAATGCGATGCCCTCAATGCGCCATCGCGCGCCGCAGCCGAGCGTTTCGGCTTCACCTTTGAAGGCATCTTTCGCAAGCACATGATCGTCAAAGGACGCAGCCGGGACACCGCGTGGTTCTCGATCATCGATGAGGAGTGGCCCAGGCTTCGTGCGGGTTTCCTCGCTTGGCTGGCGGACGACAATTTCGATGCCGAGGGCCGGCAGAAGCGGGCGCTGACGGCCTGCTTTCCGGAAAACGAACTGAGGACCGAAAGCGCGAAGCACGCCTAACCCGTTCGCTCTTTCATACAAAGCAGCGCCGAACCTCAGGTTCATGCTCACTTCTTGCGGATAATTCCGAGAACGCGCATATAGTTGCTCAGCAGCCTATACTCTCGTTCGATTTGCAGAACGCTTGATCCGAGGAAAAGTGAGAATGTCAACCCGCCGACGCCGCACCGGCGATAATTCGGAAGTGGAGATCGCACCGGCTTTAGGCAAGACCATCCAGCGGCTCCGGAAGGCCTACAACATGTCCTTAGGTGAGCTCTCCGAGCAATCGGGTGTTGCCAAGTCCATCATATCCCAGATCGAGCGCAACGAGACCAATCCGACCATCGGCACGGTCTGGCGCCTATCCCGCGCGCTTGATATTACCCTGGACGAGGCCCTCAAGGTCGACACGCGGGAAAACTTCCTTCAGCATCAGACCCGGGCTGGCATTCCGGTGCTCACCAGCGAGGATGGCCTGTGCACGCTGTTCATTATTGGTGCGCTGCCCCTTGTTGAATTTTTCCAGGTCTATGACTTTCACAGCAAGCCGGGCGCGGTGCTGGAGTCTGATCCCCACCAGGCCGGTTCCGAGGAGCATCTCTCGGTGCTCTCGGGCACTCTCGAGGTGACCATCGATGCCGAAACGCGCACGATCAGGGCGGGCGAGACCTTGCGTTACCGGGGCGATCGTGCTCATCGCATTCACAATCCCGGCAGCGAAGACGCTCATGCGACAATGGTGGTCGTGCTGAGAACACCTGTGTCGGAGGACAAGGGCTAGGCTTCGTTGCGGTCTGTGCTGCGAGGCCGGTCGCGGCGGTTGATGCTGCCCTGACCTGCTGGGCTTGCACTGCGACCTGCCTGGACGAATTGGGAAGCCCAAGTGAGCCCGCCATCGAAGATTGAGAACTATATCGGAGGCACCTATCGCCCATCGGCCGGCAACGAGCGTTTCGAAACCCGCAATCCTGCCACCGGTGAAGTCCTGGCTGTCATTGAACAAGCCGTTGTGGCCGACCTCGAGGCAGCCCTCGAATCTGCCGATGCAGGCCTCGCACAATGGCGTGAGCTGACCGGCGCCGAGCGTGGCCGAATTTTGCGCAGAGCTGCGGATCTGTTGCGGGCACGCAATGAAGACCTTGCCAGGCTGGAGGTGCTCGATACGGGCAAGCCGCTGCAGGAAGCTCTCGCGGTCGATATTCTCTCTGGCGCTGATTGTCTGGAATACTTTGGCGGGATTGCCCCGGCCATTCATGGCGATCATTACCAGCTCGGCGCCAATTTCGCCTATACGCGACGCGAAGCCTTAGGCGTCTGCGCCGGGATCGGGGCGTGGAACTACCCCATGCAGATCGCCTGCTGGAAATCCGCACCGGCTCTTGCCTGCGGCAATGCCATGATCTTCAAGCCGGCCGAGCTCACGCCGCTGACCGCCGCCAAGCTCGCGGAAATCTATACCGAAGCGGGTCTGCCTCCGGGTGTCTTCAACGTCGTCCAGGGTGATGCCCGCGTCGGGCGCTGGCTCACCTCGGCGCCGGGCATCGCCAAGGTCTCGCTCACAGGCGAGGTCGGCACGGGTAAGGCGGTCATGGCCGCCGCCGCTGGAACTCTGAAGCAGGTCACCTTGGAGCTCGGCGGCAAGTCGCCCATCATCATTTTCGATGACGCGGATCTCGATTCTGCCGTGTCGGGCGCCATTCTTGGCAACTTCTACACCCAGGGCGAAATCTGCTCCAACGGAACCCGTGTCTTTGTCCAGCGGCCGGTGCTCGATGCATTTCTCTCCAAGGTCACGACCCGTGCAGAGCGGATCCGGATCGGCAATCCCATGGATCCGGAAACCCAGCTCGGCGCTATGATCTCCGAAGACCACGGACGCAAGGTCATGGCCTATATCGAGGCAGGCAAGCGGGAGGGAGCCCGCCTGGTCTGCGGCGGCAGGCGTGCTACCGTGCAGGGCTGTGAGCAAGGCTGGTTCATCGAGCCGACCATCTTCACCGACTGCACGGACGACATGACCATCGTCCGTGAGGAAATCTTCGGGCCGGTGATGTCTGTCTTAAGCTTCGAGACCGAGGACGAGGTGATCGTGCGGGCCAATGACACTCTTTTCGGCCTGTCGGCGGGCGTGTTCACCAGGGACCTTACGCGCGGGCATCGCGTCATCGCGGCGCTCGAGGCTGGCACCTGCTGGATCAACACCTATAACATCACACCCATCGAAATCCCGTTCGGCGGCTACAAGCAGTCGGGAATCGGCCGGGAGAATTCTCTAGCCGCGATCAATCACTACACCCAACTCAAGACGGTCTATGTAGAAACGGGCAAGCTCTCGGCACCTTATTGAGGTGCTGCTCCAAAAACCGGGAACATTTGTCCAATGGTGGCGTTTTCCCGGGCATGATGACCGACAGGAACACCGAAACCGAACATGACGCCAGGCCGACCCTCTCACCCAACGAGGCGAGGCAGGCTGAACCGCGGCACAATGTAAGAATTGTGCTGTTTACCGCTTTGATATTAGTCGTCGTTAGTTTCTCGATATTGTTCTTCTCGTATCAATAAGAGGGGGGCAGCCACCGGCTCTCTGCCTCTCTTCGCGGGAAGTCGAGCTGTCGCGGCGGCTGAAATGTCGAGAGATCCGGCGGATGCACCTGCACGATGCTTTTTCGTGACATTCCGACGATGAACCAGCAAGACCAGATCCAGCATCTGATCAGCGCCGCGGAATGTGCACATATTTCAGTGTTCGTGCAGGACCGCGACCTGCGTTATGTCTGGATGGTCAACCCACCATTGGGGCTTGAACCGGACTGCTTTATGGGCCGTACCGATGCTGAGCTGTTCAGCAAAACGACGGTGGCCCAGCTTGAGCCCATCAAACACAAAGTGATGCTGACGGGGCGCCGTCGGCGCGATGACGTTTTCGTCGATCTGCCCACTGGGGAGCGGCGCTGGTACAGTGTCTGCGTTGACGCTTGGCGCTTGCCCGATGGCACCGTAGCCGGGGTGAGTGGCTCCTGGATCGACGTTACAGAGCAGCGGCGGCTGGATGAGCGCATCCTGGTGCTCATGCGCGAGGTGGCGCATCGCTCCAAGAATATGCTGTCCATCGTGCAGGGGCTCGCGAATCAGACGGCGAAGACCAGCGCCAATGTGAGAGACTTCATTGGCAAGTTCACCGGGCGCTTGCTATCCCTTGGCCACGCGCAGGATCTGCTCACCGCCACGGACTGGCGCGGAGCCTCCATTGCCGAGCTGGTCAAGTTTCAGCTTGGCCCCTATCTCGACGCCTATGGCAACCGGATAGAAACCCGGGGCAGGCGGCTCATGCTAAAATCGAACGCGGCCCAATATTTAGGGCTGGCCTTGCATGAGCTGGTCACGAATGCCGTGAAGCATGGAACCTTGTCGGAACCCGGGGGAACCGTATCCCTGGCCTGGCGGCTGATCGCCTCCAAATCCGATGGAAAGCAGTATTTCGTGCTGGTTTGGAACGAGCGAGGCCGCAAGAAGCTAATGTCGGATTGGGAGGGAGGGAGCGGCGGTTTCGGCCGAACCATGCTGACCCGAATCGCACCGCAGGCGGTGCAAGGCGAAGCAACGATACGGTTCAGGCCGGAAGGCATTATCTACCGGTTGACCGCACCGCTGGAAGAGATCGTGGTGAATGGTTGGATTTATCGCAAGGCCGCCGGCTATCCATCCGGCGGTGATACACCGCCGGAGCTTGAAAGGTGAGGTCCTTCTCTGATGGCGACCGATCTGAGCTCTTGATCATTCAGAAGAAGAACCATGCCCCGAATTGGCCGCGGATATTATCGCCCCGTCGCACTCTGCCAGTGTCCGCAGCATCATAATATTCTCTCTCCGCATAG from Rhodoligotrophos sp. CJ14 encodes:
- a CDS encoding helix-turn-helix domain-containing protein, with translation MSTRRRRTGDNSEVEIAPALGKTIQRLRKAYNMSLGELSEQSGVAKSIISQIERNETNPTIGTVWRLSRALDITLDEALKVDTRENFLQHQTRAGIPVLTSEDGLCTLFIIGALPLVEFFQVYDFHSKPGAVLESDPHQAGSEEHLSVLSGTLEVTIDAETRTIRAGETLRYRGDRAHRIHNPGSEDAHATMVVVLRTPVSEDKG
- the betB gene encoding betaine-aldehyde dehydrogenase — translated: MSPPSKIENYIGGTYRPSAGNERFETRNPATGEVLAVIEQAVVADLEAALESADAGLAQWRELTGAERGRILRRAADLLRARNEDLARLEVLDTGKPLQEALAVDILSGADCLEYFGGIAPAIHGDHYQLGANFAYTRREALGVCAGIGAWNYPMQIACWKSAPALACGNAMIFKPAELTPLTAAKLAEIYTEAGLPPGVFNVVQGDARVGRWLTSAPGIAKVSLTGEVGTGKAVMAAAAGTLKQVTLELGGKSPIIIFDDADLDSAVSGAILGNFYTQGEICSNGTRVFVQRPVLDAFLSKVTTRAERIRIGNPMDPETQLGAMISEDHGRKVMAYIEAGKREGARLVCGGRRATVQGCEQGWFIEPTIFTDCTDDMTIVREEIFGPVMSVLSFETEDEVIVRANDTLFGLSAGVFTRDLTRGHRVIAALEAGTCWINTYNITPIEIPFGGYKQSGIGRENSLAAINHYTQLKTVYVETGKLSAPY
- a CDS encoding metal-dependent hydrolase — translated: MKITWLGHSAFRIETGSSVLLIDPFLGAFNGDIATATAGATHIALTHGHDDHVGDTVSIAKSNNATVIAVFELAAYLQKKGAPAAEYANTGGMITTPDFDVTFVRADHSSSTTGENGETIYLGNPCGLVITTREGKTIYHMGDTDIFSDMALIAEIHKPDIGIVPIGDRFTMGPKVAALACTKFFNFSVILPAHYKTFPPLVQTPQPFIEALGAAGSKVKALSSGESITV
- a CDS encoding GNAT family N-acetyltransferase; translation: MVDPLPPGRRPDGRILFGRTVTLERVDPALHARDLFDASHDGRDPEGTLWTYMAFGPWSGFAAFEAWLQAFAADRELCTYSIVPRASRKPAGMASYMNMRPAAGVMEIGNIWLAPRLQRTREATESIFLLMRHAFEDLGCRRLEWKCDALNAPSRAAAERFGFTFEGIFRKHMIVKGRSRDTAWFSIIDEEWPRLRAGFLAWLADDNFDAEGRQKRALTACFPENELRTESAKHA
- a CDS encoding sensor histidine kinase — encoded protein: MLFRDIPTMNQQDQIQHLISAAECAHISVFVQDRDLRYVWMVNPPLGLEPDCFMGRTDAELFSKTTVAQLEPIKHKVMLTGRRRRDDVFVDLPTGERRWYSVCVDAWRLPDGTVAGVSGSWIDVTEQRRLDERILVLMREVAHRSKNMLSIVQGLANQTAKTSANVRDFIGKFTGRLLSLGHAQDLLTATDWRGASIAELVKFQLGPYLDAYGNRIETRGRRLMLKSNAAQYLGLALHELVTNAVKHGTLSEPGGTVSLAWRLIASKSDGKQYFVLVWNERGRKKLMSDWEGGSGGFGRTMLTRIAPQAVQGEATIRFRPEGIIYRLTAPLEEIVVNGWIYRKAAGYPSGGDTPPELER
- the ruvX gene encoding Holliday junction resolvase RuvX; translation: MSIEEFGQLLGPGERLIGLDLGTKTIGVAMSDATRSIASPRETIRRTKFRQDAQRLLAIIAEEPVGGIVLGLPINMNGSEGPRAQSTRAFLRNFAELTPLPVLLWDERLSTAAVTRTLLEADSSRARRAELVDKLAAAYILQGVLDRLRLFSRAKE
- a CDS encoding aspartate carbamoyltransferase catalytic subunit: MAISDQPNRILSHSHLLGIDGLSAQEVTQLLDLAESYVELNRQGEKKQAVLRGRTQINLFFEPSTRTQSSFELAGKRLGADVMNMSVKGSSVSKGETLLDTAVTLNAMHPDLLVVRHSAAGAAELLAQKVGCAVINAGDGSHEHPTQALLDALTIRRRKRRIEGLTIAICGDILHSRVARSNILLLQLLGARVRVIAPRSLLPYAVDRYGVEVFSRMEEGLAGCDIVMMLRLQLERMNGAFVPSVREYYRYFGLDQVKLARAKPDALVMHPGPMNRGVEIDSAVADGVQSVISEQVEMGVAVRMAVLDALARNLNGGRRSPQGIAQPQRSSAESRSTFGRIEL